Proteins from one Hydrogenophaga sp. SL48 genomic window:
- a CDS encoding DUF72 domain-containing protein: MQHDLFGAPPAPLPPPATAPAPAEATAAPAAPRRRASEVWPLAHGGATRALAAHLNPRIRLGASTWSYPGWAGIVWDEGPYSEAVLAKNGLSAYAQHPLLRCVGIDRSFYRPLTEGQYARYAGEVPDDFRFVVKAPALVTDALVRGEQGQGRQPNTAFLDPALAAQEFITPALAGLGDKVGALVFQLSPLPFSQLQRLPLLLERLRAMLKALPDVRGATPDGVVAVEVRDPEWLSPSIAPKLAAVLKDTGATYCLGLHAKMPRLAEQLPLLRALWPGPMVCRWNLNPLHGAYGYEDAQRSYEPYDRLHDVDEETRELIVRTVRGVTGAGQNAYVTISNKAEGCAPLSARALAEGLAAGEAPGP, translated from the coding sequence ATGCAGCACGACCTGTTCGGCGCTCCGCCGGCCCCCCTTCCGCCGCCCGCCACGGCGCCCGCACCGGCGGAGGCAACGGCCGCGCCCGCTGCGCCCCGCCGGCGAGCCAGCGAGGTGTGGCCGCTCGCGCACGGTGGCGCCACCCGCGCCCTCGCCGCCCACCTGAATCCACGCATCCGCCTGGGCGCCTCGACCTGGAGCTACCCGGGCTGGGCCGGCATCGTGTGGGACGAGGGGCCGTACAGCGAGGCGGTGCTGGCCAAGAACGGATTGAGCGCCTACGCGCAGCACCCGCTGCTGCGCTGCGTGGGCATCGACCGCTCGTTCTACCGCCCGCTGACCGAGGGGCAGTACGCGCGCTACGCGGGCGAGGTGCCGGACGATTTCCGCTTCGTGGTGAAGGCGCCGGCGCTGGTGACGGACGCGCTGGTGCGCGGCGAACAGGGCCAGGGCCGCCAGCCCAACACGGCGTTTCTGGACCCGGCGCTGGCCGCGCAGGAATTCATCACCCCCGCGCTGGCGGGGCTGGGCGACAAGGTGGGCGCGCTGGTGTTCCAGCTCAGCCCGCTGCCCTTCTCGCAGTTGCAGCGCCTGCCGCTGCTGCTGGAGCGGCTGCGCGCGATGCTCAAGGCGCTGCCCGATGTGCGCGGCGCCACGCCCGACGGCGTGGTGGCGGTGGAGGTGCGCGACCCGGAGTGGCTCTCGCCCAGCATCGCGCCGAAGCTGGCGGCCGTGCTCAAGGACACCGGCGCCACCTACTGCCTGGGCCTGCACGCCAAGATGCCGCGTCTGGCCGAGCAGCTGCCGTTGCTGCGCGCGCTCTGGCCCGGGCCGATGGTCTGCCGCTGGAACCTGAACCCGCTGCACGGCGCCTACGGCTACGAGGACGCGCAGCGCTCCTACGAACCCTACGACCGCCTCCACGACGTGGACGAAGAGACGCGCGAGCTGATCGTGCGCACGGTGCGCGGCGTGACGGGCGCCGGGCAGAACGCCTACGTGACGATCAGCAACAAGGCCGAGGGCTGTGCGCCGCTGTCGGCCCGGGCGCTGGCGGAGGGGTTGGCGGCTGGTGAGGCCCCAGGCCCCTGA